One window from the genome of Gimesia aquarii encodes:
- the tsaD gene encoding tRNA (adenosine(37)-N6)-threonylcarbamoyltransferase complex transferase subunit TsaD, which translates to MSLPTKQPEEYLLAIESSCDETAAAVITRDMKILSNIVSSQTDLHERFGGVVPEIASRAHLERILPVIDDALQKANVSLDQLTAIAVATEPGLVGSLLIGLTAAKTLAMVLDIPLIAVNHIEGHLFACQMQETNPIFPAIGLVVSGGHTNLYHCLPTFEFELIGATIDDAAGEAFDKVAKILGLPYPGGPSIQQTATKGNPKAFPFPRTLLKDPELRFSFSGLKTAVLYAALGNPGAKKQPPPLTVERIADLAASFQETVVDVLVGKCQQALMQFKHSTLCIGGGVAANTLLRERLTEMTNKAGIHLSMAPPDLCTDNAAMAAIAWHHLDQGRIASLDLDVTPGLVR; encoded by the coding sequence ATGTCATTACCCACCAAGCAACCTGAAGAATACCTCCTCGCAATTGAGTCTTCATGCGACGAAACAGCGGCAGCGGTCATCACTCGTGATATGAAGATCCTTTCGAATATCGTCTCCTCACAAACAGACTTGCATGAAAGATTTGGAGGCGTCGTTCCGGAAATCGCTTCGCGAGCTCATTTGGAACGAATATTACCTGTCATTGATGATGCTTTACAAAAAGCCAATGTCTCCTTAGATCAATTGACTGCGATCGCAGTCGCGACAGAACCGGGTCTAGTAGGTTCTCTACTGATCGGTCTCACAGCCGCCAAAACTTTGGCGATGGTGTTAGATATTCCTTTAATCGCGGTGAACCATATCGAAGGCCATCTCTTTGCCTGCCAAATGCAGGAAACAAATCCCATTTTTCCTGCGATTGGCTTGGTCGTCAGTGGTGGCCATACGAATTTATATCATTGTTTGCCTACTTTCGAATTTGAATTAATCGGTGCTACGATTGATGATGCCGCCGGTGAAGCATTCGACAAAGTCGCCAAAATTTTAGGGCTGCCTTATCCCGGCGGGCCTTCGATCCAACAGACTGCAACTAAGGGAAATCCTAAAGCGTTTCCATTTCCTCGAACCTTACTCAAAGACCCTGAACTTCGTTTTAGTTTTAGTGGTTTAAAAACGGCAGTCCTTTATGCCGCATTAGGCAACCCAGGGGCAAAAAAACAACCACCACCACTCACCGTTGAACGAATCGCTGATCTGGCAGCAAGTTTCCAGGAGACTGTTGTGGATGTATTGGTTGGAAAGTGCCAGCAAGCACTCATGCAATTCAAGCATTCCACGCTTTGTATCGGAGGAGGCGTAGCCGCGAATACATTACTAAGAGAACGCTTGACAGAAATGACAAACAAGGCAGGCATCCATTTAAGTATGGCTCCCCCCGACTTATGCACAGATAATGCCGCTATGGCTGCAATTGCCTGGCATCATTTGGACCAGGGGCGCATCGCCTCATTAGATTTGGATGTTACTCCAGGTCTTGTACGTTAG
- a CDS encoding vWA domain-containing protein, whose amino-acid sequence MSISRFGIATFVLAASALFCCTSVSFAENAVPEISNVGQILSYENTEGQHYFALRLKADRLPSNAHSGKQIAILFDTSASQVGEHRIQALDVLKSFLKELPNDSTVAVYAVDVQCTPFVNEFVAPQSRQAKLAVESLASRAPLGATNLAQAMKTVMKGLKNQETRSILYIGDGMSSAQLISVPEMAALTQQLAHQNVPVHSYAVGPRKDLRLLGTLGVYTGGVVLTDLAEGKKDLPTKVGRELAKAIQAPVFFPEKIQLSDKKLVLNTPQALPIRTDRDTIYLAEGDLTERLSVELSNKNLSGIWKFNVPVAQAVNSFLAVPWVNYQPGQEVGIAFAGQRMMNLARTGHEEHMAQLEFAGTQAIRSGNFEQAAKFGNLIQQLDPGNTRGDTLLKMSNKFKQDQLAQADTKQPAADAKAQPAAKGDAKPPIDDSISKVEQLRQIKGAQMKIEVSNTIEEAQRISAENPDGALGMLKRTLSFVKSTSDIELDLKQQLERRLNSMMVEVRSQIEVAETRRIRQQQQLAQLEQQKRLVDKILLEDEKLEQLIDRIRSLMQDGRHGDSDAYEEAEAVSRVAVDMEPGNGPATAALFTSEAAGQLDKVFRMRSLRSDRFLETLYQVELSHVPFPDEPPIRWPAAPVWTSLTERRKKWAAVDLHKNSPAEQRIFEELQKETEANFPDIPLSEVMTYFADLHNITILINSNDLGEEGLTPDEPVNVSLSGIKLKSALNIILKPIGLTYVVEDEVMKITTIVKSDEIYTTRVYPVADLVISVATQQQSVGSSQGGFGGQQGGFGQQGGGQQGFGGGGGFGQQGGGGQGFFSVGPEMLLMNAPKAKNAKKQPNKNAKVNPAKEELQPINDQEIKGILNNILGQAEVKQPKAQFQVQDNPFRFDNHTIEQLKKKPEIVK is encoded by the coding sequence ATGTCAATATCCAGATTTGGAATCGCAACGTTTGTTTTAGCAGCATCGGCACTTTTCTGTTGCACTTCTGTCAGCTTTGCTGAGAATGCCGTTCCAGAGATATCAAACGTTGGCCAAATCCTCAGCTATGAGAACACTGAGGGGCAGCATTATTTTGCTCTGCGATTAAAAGCAGATCGCTTACCCTCAAACGCTCATTCAGGTAAACAAATTGCGATTTTGTTTGATACATCTGCCAGCCAGGTTGGCGAGCATCGCATTCAGGCTTTGGATGTTTTGAAGTCGTTTCTAAAGGAGTTACCAAACGATTCCACCGTTGCCGTTTATGCAGTCGATGTGCAATGCACTCCGTTCGTTAATGAATTTGTCGCACCTCAAAGCCGGCAGGCTAAGCTTGCCGTTGAATCTCTCGCTTCTCGTGCACCATTGGGTGCTACGAATCTTGCTCAGGCAATGAAAACTGTGATGAAGGGATTGAAGAATCAAGAGACTCGATCAATTCTATATATTGGCGATGGAATGAGTTCCGCTCAATTGATTTCTGTTCCTGAAATGGCTGCACTCACTCAACAGTTGGCACACCAAAACGTTCCCGTTCACAGCTATGCAGTTGGACCTCGCAAAGACTTGCGATTACTGGGAACTCTTGGAGTTTACACAGGTGGTGTGGTCTTAACCGATCTCGCAGAAGGGAAGAAAGATCTTCCGACGAAGGTTGGCAGGGAATTGGCTAAAGCGATTCAAGCTCCTGTTTTCTTTCCAGAAAAGATTCAGCTTTCTGACAAGAAATTAGTATTAAATACACCTCAAGCCTTACCGATCCGAACTGACCGCGACACGATCTATCTTGCAGAAGGAGATCTGACTGAAAGATTGTCGGTTGAGCTAAGTAACAAAAATTTAAGTGGTATCTGGAAGTTCAACGTACCTGTCGCACAAGCTGTGAATAGCTTTCTGGCAGTTCCCTGGGTGAATTATCAACCTGGGCAGGAGGTCGGGATCGCATTTGCCGGGCAGAGAATGATGAATCTGGCTCGTACGGGACACGAAGAGCATATGGCTCAATTAGAGTTTGCAGGAACCCAGGCGATTCGAAGTGGAAATTTTGAACAGGCCGCGAAGTTCGGAAACTTAATTCAACAGCTTGATCCGGGCAATACCCGAGGCGATACACTTTTAAAAATGTCTAATAAATTTAAGCAGGACCAGTTGGCACAAGCGGATACTAAACAACCAGCCGCTGATGCGAAAGCACAGCCTGCAGCAAAAGGTGATGCAAAACCGCCAATTGATGATTCGATCAGTAAAGTCGAACAGTTGAGGCAGATCAAGGGAGCCCAGATGAAAATTGAGGTTTCCAATACTATTGAAGAGGCACAAAGGATCTCTGCTGAAAATCCCGATGGTGCTCTGGGGATGTTAAAACGAACATTGAGCTTCGTGAAGTCGACATCTGATATTGAACTTGATCTGAAACAGCAACTGGAACGTCGCCTCAACAGCATGATGGTGGAAGTTCGCAGTCAAATCGAAGTTGCTGAAACGCGACGGATTCGACAACAACAACAGTTAGCCCAGCTTGAACAACAAAAGCGTCTCGTAGATAAGATCCTTTTAGAGGACGAAAAACTGGAACAGTTGATTGACCGCATCCGTTCTTTAATGCAGGACGGAAGACATGGGGACAGTGATGCCTACGAAGAGGCGGAAGCCGTTTCTCGCGTCGCTGTTGATATGGAGCCTGGTAATGGACCTGCCACAGCTGCCCTGTTTACTTCTGAAGCAGCCGGGCAACTGGATAAAGTCTTCCGTATGCGTTCCTTAAGGTCTGACCGCTTTCTGGAAACACTTTATCAGGTAGAATTGTCTCATGTTCCATTTCCTGACGAACCACCAATTCGTTGGCCTGCGGCACCTGTTTGGACCAGTTTAACAGAACGTCGCAAGAAATGGGCTGCGGTTGACCTGCATAAAAACAGTCCTGCAGAACAACGAATTTTTGAAGAGCTACAAAAAGAAACAGAAGCGAATTTCCCTGACATTCCGCTCTCTGAAGTTATGACTTACTTTGCAGATTTGCACAATATTACAATTTTGATCAACTCCAATGATCTGGGAGAAGAAGGTTTAACGCCTGATGAGCCAGTCAATGTATCGTTAAGTGGAATCAAACTAAAAAGTGCTCTAAATATTATCCTAAAACCCATTGGTTTAACTTACGTCGTTGAAGATGAAGTGATGAAAATTACAACGATTGTGAAGTCAGATGAAATCTATACCACTCGCGTTTATCCCGTAGCTGACCTTGTAATTTCTGTTGCGACTCAGCAGCAGTCTGTCGGTAGCAGCCAGGGTGGCTTTGGTGGTCAGCAAGGTGGTTTTGGCCAACAAGGTGGCGGTCAACAGGGTTTCGGTGGCGGTGGCGGATTTGGTCAACAAGGTGGTGGTGGTCAAGGATTCTTCAGCGTTGGACCTGAAATGCTGCTGATGAATGCTCCCAAAGCTAAAAATGCAAAGAAGCAACCGAATAAAAATGCGAAAGTAAATCCTGCAAAAGAAGAGCTTCAGCCCATCAATGACCAGGAAATAAAGGGAATCCTGAATAATATCCTGGGACAGGCTGAAGTAAAACAGCCGAAAGCACAATTTCAAGTTCAGGATAATCCCTTTCGGTTTGACAATCACACGATTGAACAACTCAAAAAAAAACCGGAAATCGTGAAGTAA
- a CDS encoding M30 family metallopeptidase, translated as MEIRRFSITPSVAWILIFSLLIVLGIGFSQKNSAEHLRASRISSKKVMTYKPVLPDSQPVNWNLPVNVTISGPDQKFPLSFTNGSEYVLIINNLQRTTQQAKTVKLTAELDTSNHTIPAKCFQNTRILTQRESVKKGADLLSNPNLSSQPDKALEDAKKERSFFLFVTDGNLTDKNQYTRINGQLIQQTSRIAIYLDNQQQVEELAPGLVTEITEILENQVLDQITRQCGTIRDVDHSGRFTILLSPWLNKLQGGRTSINGFVRPSDFRLTVPEPFSNHSDMLYLNSTLQPGQDLLDLLTHEVTHAAVASVRSAQTPSEAGSLADEEDWLNEGIAHIMEPGYTNRDYRISEFYRSPESYPLVVSDYYRSHLWRNHGCRGAVNEFLDWCNQIESTQNFPYRFTHHPLTGIEKIEQLTAIPFPELFRQWSLYLVKQSLEGTIQKKSTTPQPGSLCGNFVLAGPALRTWNLFRNPQTSLKISATASGFLHLKSGSQETQNVLIKVNGFEKIQMTLLRIPPSEKQISLNATFVDCNTNTSQLPESFEVCLRCIHPTDSAVKMISLEYSGAHLSRTERRPRKFQTSELNSSLTSKSDKLQVAMNDSNSESEQLITDFLIRIPKKKIPKQAQPVYLTFKAIVETEKELQFAGQSEIKLPFKPVHRLAKAAPSETTVK; from the coding sequence ATGGAAATTCGACGATTCTCCATCACACCCTCTGTGGCCTGGATTCTCATTTTCTCATTGCTCATTGTGTTGGGAATTGGATTCTCACAGAAGAATTCTGCCGAGCACCTAAGAGCGAGTCGAATTTCTTCAAAAAAGGTGATGACTTATAAACCCGTGTTACCCGACTCTCAACCAGTCAATTGGAACCTGCCGGTTAATGTCACAATTTCTGGACCAGATCAGAAATTCCCGCTTTCATTTACGAACGGCAGCGAATATGTATTGATCATCAACAACCTGCAGAGAACAACTCAACAAGCAAAAACAGTCAAGCTGACTGCAGAGTTAGATACCAGCAATCATACAATACCAGCGAAGTGCTTCCAAAACACCCGCATACTCACACAAAGGGAATCGGTAAAAAAAGGGGCTGACTTGTTGTCGAATCCGAATCTTTCATCACAGCCAGACAAAGCATTGGAAGATGCAAAAAAAGAACGCTCCTTCTTTCTGTTTGTTACAGATGGTAACCTCACTGATAAAAATCAATATACGCGCATTAACGGACAACTGATTCAACAAACATCGCGGATTGCCATCTACCTGGATAACCAGCAACAGGTTGAGGAATTAGCCCCTGGTCTCGTGACCGAGATTACTGAAATTCTGGAAAATCAAGTTTTAGATCAGATTACCAGGCAATGTGGTACAATACGAGACGTCGACCACAGTGGACGGTTCACAATCCTGCTTTCTCCCTGGTTGAACAAACTGCAAGGCGGCCGTACATCCATCAATGGCTTTGTACGCCCCAGTGATTTTCGACTCACGGTTCCTGAACCATTTAGCAATCACAGCGATATGCTGTACCTCAATTCTACCTTGCAACCTGGGCAGGATTTACTTGATCTCCTGACTCATGAAGTCACACATGCGGCTGTCGCTAGTGTTCGATCTGCTCAAACCCCTTCAGAAGCAGGCTCGTTAGCAGATGAGGAAGACTGGTTGAACGAAGGAATTGCTCATATTATGGAGCCTGGTTATACAAACCGAGATTATCGTATCAGCGAATTTTATCGTAGCCCTGAATCCTACCCACTCGTAGTCTCAGACTATTACCGCTCACATCTCTGGCGCAACCATGGCTGCCGGGGAGCCGTTAATGAGTTTCTGGACTGGTGCAATCAAATCGAATCCACCCAAAATTTCCCTTACAGGTTTACGCATCACCCACTCACCGGAATTGAAAAAATAGAACAGCTCACCGCGATTCCTTTTCCAGAGCTATTCCGGCAATGGTCACTATATCTGGTAAAACAGTCTTTGGAGGGAACCATTCAAAAAAAGTCAACCACACCACAGCCAGGATCTCTTTGTGGAAATTTTGTGTTGGCGGGGCCTGCACTGCGAACATGGAATCTGTTTCGCAATCCACAGACTTCGCTCAAGATCTCAGCGACGGCTTCAGGATTTCTACACCTCAAATCAGGGAGTCAAGAGACTCAAAACGTCCTAATCAAAGTCAACGGTTTTGAGAAGATACAGATGACGCTCTTACGAATCCCCCCGAGCGAGAAGCAAATCTCTTTGAATGCAACCTTCGTCGACTGCAATACAAACACCAGCCAATTACCAGAATCATTTGAAGTTTGTCTGCGTTGTATCCATCCCACTGATTCAGCAGTCAAGATGATAAGCCTGGAATATTCCGGTGCTCATCTCTCTCGTACAGAGCGACGACCGCGAAAGTTTCAAACCAGCGAACTTAATTCGTCACTCACATCAAAGTCAGACAAGCTACAAGTCGCGATGAATGATTCGAACTCTGAAAGCGAACAACTGATTACAGATTTTCTGATCCGAATTCCAAAAAAGAAAATACCGAAACAAGCTCAACCAGTCTATCTGACTTTCAAAGCAATTGTTGAAACAGAAAAAGAATTACAATTCGCAGGCCAATCCGAAATCAAGCTCCCTTTCAAACCAGTTCACCGTCTAGCCAAGGCTGCACCTTCAGAAACGACAGTGAAATGA
- a CDS encoding Hpt domain-containing protein — protein MVDTLENTPVRSSFCDDEDFLDLIEMFVDGIEEKKEILRQASVTDQVEELKVLAHQLKGASAGYGFEELSEIAAALEIACKSEDEAAIQQQKEIILNHMDRIVV, from the coding sequence ATGGTAGATACCCTGGAAAACACACCGGTTCGATCATCATTTTGTGATGATGAAGATTTTCTCGACTTGATTGAAATGTTCGTCGATGGAATTGAAGAGAAAAAAGAGATTCTGCGACAAGCATCTGTGACCGATCAGGTAGAGGAACTCAAAGTATTAGCCCACCAGTTAAAAGGCGCCAGTGCTGGCTATGGATTTGAAGAGCTTTCAGAAATTGCAGCCGCATTAGAGATCGCATGTAAATCAGAAGATGAGGCTGCAATTCAACAGCAGAAAGAGATCATCTTGAATCACATGGATCGTATTGTTGTTTGA
- a CDS encoding LptF/LptG family permease, with the protein MRLLQRYILFELLRVFTLMITVLTVLLVFVGAFQQATSQGLGAILVLKILPFIVPSMLPFTIPATLLLTVCVVYGRISGDQEITAAKAAGINVLSLLWPSFILGGFLSLGSLLLSDQIIPWAEKNIENTIACELESIFLEKLRSQNQIHDPTSGISITVMGVRDKTLLVPTFRYSPANKQPVHLQAEEATLEFDLEHQQVILHIRKGHIDFPGKPRFYVEKDDFPFPLPSQSAMAKPRHMTVQSIKTELGDLQLERDELEFHRDIEVAMLLALGDFERFNSPEINTDLPQNHVKEKRQNKLKTALASRFALSCSCFFFVLVGCPFSIAQARRQFLTSFFMVFMPILLFYYPIVLLTMNLAKLGKVEPSWSLWAGNVGLFLIAIHLLRKVLRN; encoded by the coding sequence ATGCGATTGCTTCAGCGCTATATTCTCTTTGAATTGCTGCGTGTTTTTACCTTGATGATCACAGTTCTAACAGTCCTGTTGGTGTTTGTGGGAGCCTTCCAGCAAGCAACCAGCCAGGGCTTAGGGGCTATTCTCGTCCTTAAAATTCTGCCTTTCATCGTCCCTAGTATGTTACCGTTTACGATTCCAGCCACGTTACTTTTAACTGTGTGTGTGGTTTACGGGCGTATTTCCGGTGACCAGGAAATTACTGCAGCGAAAGCAGCGGGTATTAATGTCCTCTCACTCCTCTGGCCATCCTTTATTTTAGGAGGATTTCTGAGTCTTGGGTCACTATTACTAAGCGATCAAATTATCCCCTGGGCTGAAAAAAATATTGAGAATACTATCGCCTGTGAATTAGAAAGTATTTTCTTAGAAAAACTCCGTTCCCAAAATCAGATACATGATCCAACAAGTGGAATCTCGATCACCGTAATGGGTGTTCGTGATAAAACGCTACTAGTCCCAACATTCCGATATTCGCCTGCGAATAAGCAACCCGTTCATCTCCAGGCAGAAGAAGCAACACTGGAATTTGACCTTGAGCACCAGCAAGTTATCTTGCACATTCGAAAAGGGCACATCGACTTCCCAGGAAAGCCGCGATTTTATGTTGAAAAAGATGACTTTCCTTTTCCACTCCCCAGTCAGAGTGCTATGGCGAAACCAAGACACATGACTGTTCAATCCATCAAAACAGAACTTGGAGATCTACAATTAGAACGAGATGAACTGGAATTTCATCGTGATATTGAAGTCGCGATGCTACTGGCTCTAGGTGATTTTGAACGATTTAATTCACCGGAAATTAATACCGATTTACCTCAAAACCATGTCAAAGAAAAAAGACAAAACAAACTCAAAACAGCGCTGGCCAGCCGATTCGCCCTGAGCTGTAGTTGTTTCTTTTTTGTATTAGTAGGCTGTCCGTTTTCGATTGCCCAGGCACGAAGGCAATTTCTCACCAGTTTTTTTATGGTCTTTATGCCCATACTTTTGTTTTATTATCCGATTGTATTGCTAACGATGAATTTAGCAAAGCTGGGCAAAGTTGAACCAAGCTGGTCTCTATGGGCGGGTAACGTCGGTTTGTTTTTGATTGCCATTCATTTACTACGAAAAGTGCTTCGAAATTAA
- a CDS encoding alpha/beta hydrolase family protein, whose translation MALKQCTLLERRFLILVLGIIACFAVMSEQSKAENKPTGPVFVDIPEQGQVRFETTEMEGKVPDRFHLDPHQFPYTCKFKRMSGPVRVYDVTFPSPVKTKVEANNTVHGHYYQPEGTGPFPACVCLHILGGGFELSEMSANSLARQGIAALTIKMPYYAQRRGVGEDRYRRMISFVPQHTAEGMTQAVLDIRQATAWLMSREEVDANRLGVTGISLGGIMSALSSAAEPRFKKVAIYLGGGNLALGIWENPHPHAKQFRQQWLKNGGTYESFLKIMSPVDPHTYGHLLQNRDVLMVVAKHDEILPPKSAIALWESIGKKPELVWLDSGHISAALYIFGETQRLTTFFSQWK comes from the coding sequence ATGGCTTTGAAGCAATGTACGCTTTTGGAACGACGTTTTCTAATCCTGGTTTTGGGAATCATCGCTTGTTTTGCAGTGATGAGCGAACAAAGCAAGGCGGAAAATAAACCAACCGGTCCTGTGTTTGTAGACATACCAGAGCAGGGACAGGTTCGCTTTGAAACGACCGAGATGGAAGGCAAAGTTCCTGATCGATTTCACCTCGATCCGCATCAGTTTCCTTATACGTGTAAATTCAAGCGAATGAGTGGGCCGGTTCGCGTTTATGATGTTACGTTCCCATCGCCGGTCAAAACAAAAGTCGAAGCCAATAATACCGTCCACGGCCACTACTATCAGCCTGAAGGAACAGGCCCTTTTCCTGCCTGCGTCTGCTTACATATTCTGGGAGGCGGTTTTGAGCTTTCTGAAATGTCTGCCAATTCTTTGGCACGTCAGGGTATCGCGGCACTAACGATTAAAATGCCTTATTACGCGCAGCGACGTGGCGTCGGCGAAGATCGCTATCGTCGTATGATTTCTTTTGTCCCGCAACATACAGCCGAGGGGATGACTCAAGCGGTATTGGATATACGGCAGGCTACCGCCTGGCTGATGAGTCGAGAGGAAGTTGATGCGAACCGTCTGGGAGTGACGGGAATCAGTCTGGGGGGAATCATGTCTGCCCTTTCCTCCGCCGCAGAGCCTCGTTTCAAGAAGGTCGCTATCTATCTGGGGGGAGGAAATCTCGCTTTGGGGATTTGGGAAAATCCACATCCGCATGCGAAGCAATTTCGACAGCAGTGGTTAAAGAATGGTGGAACTTATGAATCGTTTTTAAAGATTATGTCACCCGTCGATCCACACACTTATGGTCATCTCTTGCAGAACCGTGACGTACTGATGGTGGTGGCAAAACATGATGAAATTCTGCCTCCCAAAAGTGCCATTGCGTTATGGGAATCGATAGGTAAGAAACCCGAGTTAGTCTGGCTGGATTCGGGGCATATTTCTGCCGCTCTCTATATTTTTGGTGAAACGCAGCGATTGACTACGTTTTTTTCACAATGGAAATAA
- the hcp gene encoding hydroxylamine reductase, which yields MFCNQCEQTSQGTGCTDVGVCGKDPDMQSLQETLLYGVKGMAAYANHARRLGKTDDEVSAFIEEALFATMTNVNFDLESLLELVMECGRMNLRVMQMLDEGHAEKFGTPEPTTVSEGTKAGPGILVTGHDLLDLSDLLEQTAGMGINVYTHGEMLPAHSYPELKKHPHLAGHFGTAWQNQQLEFTQFSGPVVATTNCVLIPWESYADRLFTTRVTAVPGGVRLKDNDFTAVIEKARECQPLVEQQTGESTIGFHHGVILGVADQIVDAVKSGDIKHFYLIGGCDGAETGRNYFTQVAQQAPQESVILTLGCGKFRIRDYDYGTVAGLPRLLDMGQCNDAYGAIKVASALADSFDCSVNDLPLTLVISWFEQKAVAVLLTLLHLGVKGIRIGPEPPAFITPNVFKILQEKFDLKLIEAEPPQELFQLTN from the coding sequence ATGTTTTGTAATCAATGCGAACAAACATCCCAAGGAACCGGTTGTACAGATGTTGGTGTCTGTGGCAAAGACCCCGATATGCAATCATTACAGGAAACACTGTTATATGGGGTCAAGGGGATGGCTGCCTACGCCAACCATGCTCGTCGTCTGGGAAAGACGGACGATGAGGTCAGCGCGTTTATTGAAGAAGCGCTCTTCGCCACTATGACGAATGTGAACTTTGATCTGGAATCGTTGCTGGAACTGGTAATGGAATGTGGTCGCATGAATTTACGCGTAATGCAGATGCTGGATGAAGGGCATGCTGAGAAATTTGGAACACCAGAGCCGACCACTGTGAGTGAAGGCACTAAAGCAGGCCCCGGAATTCTCGTCACCGGACATGATCTTCTGGATCTTTCTGATCTTCTGGAACAAACTGCCGGCATGGGCATTAACGTCTACACACATGGAGAGATGCTTCCCGCGCATAGCTACCCGGAGCTCAAAAAACATCCTCATTTGGCGGGACATTTCGGCACCGCGTGGCAGAATCAACAATTGGAGTTCACCCAGTTTTCCGGTCCGGTAGTGGCTACGACGAATTGTGTATTGATCCCCTGGGAATCTTACGCTGATCGTTTATTTACAACTCGAGTGACAGCAGTTCCCGGAGGGGTTCGATTGAAGGACAATGACTTCACTGCCGTCATAGAGAAAGCCCGTGAATGTCAGCCATTGGTTGAACAGCAGACCGGTGAGTCGACGATTGGTTTTCATCATGGAGTCATTCTGGGGGTCGCTGATCAGATCGTCGATGCGGTCAAATCGGGTGATATCAAACACTTCTATCTCATTGGTGGTTGCGATGGTGCGGAAACCGGACGAAACTACTTCACCCAAGTCGCGCAACAGGCACCACAAGAATCGGTTATTTTGACTTTAGGCTGTGGGAAGTTCCGTATCCGTGATTACGACTACGGAACTGTGGCAGGTTTGCCACGATTACTTGATATGGGACAATGTAACGATGCCTATGGAGCCATTAAAGTGGCGTCCGCATTGGCGGATTCATTTGACTGCAGTGTGAATGATCTTCCGTTAACTCTTGTGATTTCCTGGTTTGAGCAAAAGGCGGTTGCAGTTCTACTGACTCTTCTACATCTCGGAGTGAAGGGGATTCGTATTGGTCCCGAGCCACCGGCATTTATCACTCCCAATGTATTTAAAATTCTGCAGGAGAAATTCGATCTTAAGCTGATCGAAGCAGAACCTCCACAAGAATTGTTTCAATTAACAAATTAA
- a CDS encoding protoglobin family protein, protein MKHIDEQLLETDLAYRFEYLKEFIGFDEADVTAIRNTIPHFAPRINGLVDATYERLLNYDATARHFVPRQHGYEGAVPESLEELTAEDNQIKFRKDHLQRYFMKLLGHSYDAKMVLYLDMVGKIHTPKAGNEQLDISLVQMNALLGLISDQLIEIFLELDIPNDQKFAAIRAFQKLLWIQNDFISRHYIEISHD, encoded by the coding sequence ATGAAACATATTGATGAGCAACTGCTGGAAACCGATCTCGCTTATCGTTTTGAATACCTCAAAGAGTTTATCGGTTTTGATGAAGCCGATGTGACAGCAATCCGTAATACGATCCCTCACTTTGCACCACGCATCAACGGTCTGGTTGATGCGACTTACGAGCGACTACTCAACTATGATGCAACCGCGCGTCACTTCGTACCACGTCAACATGGCTATGAGGGAGCAGTTCCCGAATCACTAGAGGAACTCACGGCTGAGGATAACCAGATCAAATTTCGGAAAGACCATCTCCAAAGATATTTTATGAAGTTACTGGGACATTCATATGACGCGAAAATGGTCCTCTATCTGGATATGGTAGGTAAGATTCATACTCCCAAAGCAGGGAATGAACAGCTCGATATTTCCCTCGTTCAGATGAACGCGTTGCTGGGTTTAATATCAGATCAATTGATCGAAATTTTTCTTGAGTTAGACATTCCAAATGATCAGAAATTCGCAGCCATCCGAGCGTTTCAGAAACTACTCTGGATACAGAATGATTTTATTTCCCGCCATTATATCGAAATCTCACACGACTGA